A DNA window from Acidobacteriota bacterium contains the following coding sequences:
- a CDS encoding methyltransferase domain-containing protein, with translation MRLSGARRVVRDLLAPRAPDPPAGFEEASARLLHARHLAAYEIARPHVGGRDVVEIGTHRGYGSRVLAPGARSFTGVDLAFDHALAARNEGGVRSIQADGQRLPLRAAAADVVVSFQVIEHVWSVPAFLREIHRILRPSGILVVSTPHARGRLLPRQMPWNEEHLREYEVGNFTRALGAIFDAVDPFGLVADEAVVAIEQTRVEVDPWAHYFAGPWGGPMRRVGGGLRRNLPGRSSPTPPEIEAVRGASDDALVKRYSPIHEGLDRALDLFAICRKAGSARSGAVDPIDTPRYWSERLREHPGLSGTGSSLAPLAWQRWLYCGKERAYLRLLRRASLDVRGVDVLDFGCGTGYFEDVWERLGARSTSGIDVVFEAIARLREAHPDRRYLRVDLSSEPADLALFGHPDLITALDVLYHIVDDDALLAVLRRLVELLPPGGHVLFTDALREQETSPHVRFRSLNQWMQILAALGLTLADSEPVFAINNHFGGAALHLPGPVGALQHFLDPAILRTMPCLANNWAVLARKDISWTR, from the coding sequence GTGAGGCTTTCGGGCGCGCGCCGCGTCGTTCGGGATCTCCTCGCGCCCCGCGCCCCGGATCCGCCGGCCGGGTTCGAGGAGGCGTCGGCCCGCCTTCTCCATGCGCGCCACCTCGCCGCTTACGAGATCGCCCGTCCCCACGTCGGGGGGCGCGACGTCGTCGAGATCGGAACGCACCGCGGGTACGGCAGCCGCGTCCTCGCTCCCGGCGCGCGCTCGTTCACCGGCGTCGACCTCGCGTTCGATCACGCGCTCGCCGCGCGGAACGAGGGAGGCGTCCGATCGATCCAGGCCGACGGGCAGCGTCTTCCTCTGCGCGCCGCCGCCGCGGACGTGGTGGTGAGCTTCCAGGTCATCGAGCACGTCTGGAGCGTCCCGGCCTTCCTCCGCGAGATCCATCGGATCCTCCGTCCCTCGGGGATCCTCGTCGTCTCGACGCCCCACGCGCGGGGCCGGCTCCTTCCCCGGCAGATGCCCTGGAACGAAGAGCACCTCCGCGAGTACGAAGTCGGGAACTTCACCCGCGCCCTCGGGGCGATCTTCGACGCCGTCGACCCCTTCGGGCTCGTCGCGGATGAGGCCGTCGTGGCGATCGAGCAGACCCGCGTCGAGGTCGATCCATGGGCGCATTATTTCGCCGGACCCTGGGGCGGGCCGATGCGCCGTGTCGGGGGGGGCTTGAGACGGAATCTGCCGGGGAGGTCCAGCCCGACGCCGCCCGAGATCGAGGCGGTGAGGGGAGCGTCCGACGACGCGCTGGTGAAGCGGTACTCCCCGATTCATGAGGGTCTCGATCGCGCTCTCGATCTCTTCGCCATCTGCCGCAAGGCAGGGAGCGCAAGGTCCGGCGCCGTCGATCCCATCGACACGCCCCGCTACTGGAGCGAGCGCCTTCGGGAGCACCCGGGTCTCTCGGGAACCGGTTCGTCGCTCGCACCCCTCGCCTGGCAGCGCTGGCTGTACTGCGGGAAAGAGCGGGCGTATCTGCGACTCCTGAGGCGGGCCTCGCTCGACGTGCGGGGGGTGGACGTTCTCGACTTCGGGTGCGGCACCGGTTACTTCGAGGACGTCTGGGAGCGGCTCGGGGCCCGCTCCACGTCGGGGATCGACGTCGTCTTCGAGGCGATCGCGAGGCTTCGCGAGGCCCATCCCGACAGGCGATACCTGCGCGTGGACCTCTCGTCGGAGCCCGCCGACCTCGCCCTTTTCGGGCACCCCGATCTGATCACGGCCCTCGACGTGCTCTATCACATCGTCGATGACGACGCGCTCCTCGCCGTGCTGCGGAGGCTCGTCGAGCTTCTGCCTCCCGGCGGCCACGTCCTCTTCACCGACGCCCTGCGCGAGCAGGAGACCTCCCCCCACGTGCGCTTCCGCTCGCTCAATCAGTGGATGCAGATCCTGGCGGCCCTCGGCCTCACTCTCGCCGACAGCGAGCCCGTCTTCGCCATCAACAACCACTTCGGCGGCGCGGCGCTCCATCTTCCCGGTCCGGTCGGTGCGCTCCAGCACTTCCTAGATCCTGCGATCCTCCGCACGATGCCCTGCCTCGCCAACAACTGGGCGGTGCTGGCGCGGAAGGACATCTCGTGGACACGCTGA
- a CDS encoding oligosaccharide flippase family protein — translation MSEAVARAKNQGIWLALGQIVTRGAQFASTIVLARLLVPESFGKVAIAAVVWEVVALFGNTGVAVGFPEDRRLLLGTLGERSAWARWAQFRRGLAATILGREGGA, via the coding sequence GTGAGCGAGGCCGTCGCCAGGGCGAAGAACCAGGGGATCTGGCTGGCCCTCGGCCAGATCGTGACGCGCGGCGCGCAGTTCGCGTCGACGATCGTCCTCGCGCGCCTCCTGGTCCCCGAGTCGTTCGGGAAGGTCGCGATCGCTGCGGTCGTCTGGGAGGTCGTCGCCCTGTTCGGGAACACCGGGGTCGCCGTCGGCTTCCCGGAGGATCGACGCCTTCTCCTGGGAACGCTCGGGGAGAGATCGGCTTGGGCCCGCTGGGCGCAATTCCGGCGCGGCCTCGCCGCCACGATCCTGGGCCGGGAAGGAGGGGCGTGA
- a CDS encoding glycosyltransferase family 4 protein encodes MKILYVLERSARESEVFIRREIAEVMRQGSLVEAAHRDGAAYRVERAEVIMSLQPTSSGARAGIAMPPAGVARSMAAAAGAGGRRALAHARGRGRALGSGFRQAVALARHARRLGADLLHAHFAARACEDAMLASWISGIPFTFTAHGYDVHLEPPADYPERAAAAAAVVTVSADNARVLAERHGIPRERIRVVHLGVDVNRYRPRGEAEPRLLVSVMRLHPDKGSDLLLDAAEALAARAVDFRWEIYGEGEDRARMEPRLASGLGSKVKLMGWADEATLMSALARAALFVLPSRHESLGVALLEAMACGVAAVATEVGGVPEVTDRGRCARLVPAGDPSALADGIASLLADAPGRAALGLAARERVVSAFRLDESVLRLRKVWHEATGKR; translated from the coding sequence GTGAAGATCCTGTACGTGCTCGAGCGATCGGCGCGGGAGAGCGAGGTCTTCATCCGGCGCGAGATCGCCGAGGTGATGAGGCAGGGATCGCTCGTCGAGGCGGCCCACCGCGATGGCGCCGCGTACCGCGTCGAGCGGGCCGAGGTGATCATGTCGCTCCAACCGACGTCGTCGGGGGCGCGGGCCGGGATCGCGATGCCCCCCGCCGGGGTCGCGCGATCGATGGCCGCCGCCGCGGGGGCGGGAGGGCGGCGCGCCCTCGCGCACGCGCGCGGGAGGGGGCGGGCCCTGGGGAGCGGTTTCCGGCAGGCGGTCGCCCTCGCGCGCCACGCCAGACGGCTCGGCGCCGATCTCCTCCATGCGCACTTCGCCGCGCGCGCGTGCGAGGACGCGATGCTGGCGTCGTGGATCTCGGGGATCCCCTTCACGTTCACCGCGCACGGCTACGACGTGCACCTCGAGCCCCCGGCAGACTATCCCGAGCGCGCCGCGGCCGCGGCCGCCGTCGTGACCGTCTCCGCCGACAACGCGCGCGTCCTCGCCGAGAGGCACGGGATTCCGCGCGAGAGGATCCGCGTCGTCCACCTCGGGGTGGACGTGAACCGGTATCGCCCCCGGGGCGAGGCCGAGCCGCGGCTCCTCGTGAGCGTGATGCGCCTGCACCCCGACAAGGGGAGCGACCTCCTCCTCGACGCGGCCGAGGCCCTGGCCGCGCGCGCCGTCGACTTCCGCTGGGAGATCTACGGCGAGGGGGAGGATCGGGCGCGCATGGAGCCGCGCCTCGCCTCAGGGCTCGGCTCGAAGGTGAAGCTCATGGGATGGGCCGACGAGGCGACGCTGATGTCGGCCCTCGCGCGCGCCGCGCTCTTTGTGCTGCCGAGCCGGCACGAGTCGCTCGGCGTCGCGCTCCTCGAGGCGATGGCGTGCGGCGTGGCGGCGGTCGCGACCGAGGTGGGAGGTGTCCCCGAGGTGACCGATCGCGGGCGCTGCGCGCGCCTCGTCCCGGCAGGGGACCCGTCGGCCCTCGCGGACGGGATCGCGTCGCTCCTCGCCGATGCACCCGGGCGCGCCGCCCTGGGGCTCGCCGCGCGGGAGCGCGTCGTGTCGGCTTTCCGGCTCGACGAGAGCGTCCTGCGTCTCCGCAAGGTCTGGCACGAGGCGACGGGAAAACGGTGA